In Euphorbia lathyris chromosome 2, ddEupLath1.1, whole genome shotgun sequence, the sequence CGCCCAACATTCGCTCATGCCCATCAGCCGCCAAACGATCCGCTACCCGGTTTTGCTCTCTGAAGACATGGTTGAAACTGAAGTcttctaatacctttgattaaattttggctatttaGACAAATAGCATCCTTATCGGAGATCATTTTGATGGCCTCAAGGTTGTCAGATTCTACAAGCAACTTTTTCAACCCCAGACTCTTGGCCAATCTTAGATTagaaaaaatcccccaaagtTTAGCCGAAAAAGAAGAACTCATGCCCAGATTATGAACAAACTCAGACAGCCAAACACTCCCATTATCCTTTAGAACCCCTCCTGCagaaactaattttttttcaaaacaatgtgttttgccaaaatatatataggcactaataaattaattaccctaagtTTTTATAACAAACAAGaaactaactttttttttaaaaaaaaaaagcctaaATTATTTATATGCTCCCACGTTAGTAAGTAAAAAGAACTCTTCAAACAAATTCCTTGAAGTAtaaatagatagatagatagatagattacCTCAGAGCTCAAACCCTGAAGTTAAAAACGCATAATAGGAAAACATAAAACTACAGAGATATGGCAGTGGCTGGCCGTCTCAGATCAGGTCTCCCTCTCCTTAATCGGATTTTGAGATCTGATTCCCTCTCTGCTTCCAGATCATCCGTTCAACGCTCTATTCTTTGCCCGACTTTCACATCTGAGGTAATTGTACAAAACAACAACACTTGAAACCTAAATTTGAGAGCCAAAACATTTCAATTTGTTTCTATTTCTTAGTCTGTTTTTTTATGCATATCTGATTGATGTCTATGGACGAATTCTTTTCTTGTTCCTGGTAAACCATGAGATTGCAGAAAGCCCAAGCCCTAATTCCATTACCGTTCTGTAAACCAAGGAAGGGTTCATTTCTATTGTATAAGGTCTTAAAACAACGATTGTTGTCTCATTCTtgcttcattatttttttttttttgtcttggaAAATATGGGTGCTTTGTTATTTTTCAAAGCAAGTGATATAGTGATTGTTTTCCTTTTCGTGTTTCTGGCCACGGAGAAGTTACTAATGCTAACTCTTCGAGATGATCTTTATGTCAATAATCTAAGGTTGGCCATTTTGTTTTGGACAGACTTCAAAAAGTTTCGCCACTGCTTCAGGACAAAAGGAGGCTAAAGTTAAGGTAAATACACTTAACATGTTCTGGGCGTGTGTATTGAATATATCACTGCTTTCCAATATCCAAGTTATATTCATTGAAATTGTTTGGAATTTGATCTATTAGACATTACTTGTTTCAACCTATTTAGATTACTATTGATGGTATTTGACTTGTTTTTCAAATCACCTGGACTAATTTATTCTATGAGCATCTATGATGGAATGCGAGTTTAAATTGGCATGTGCATCTTCAATTGTTAGTAATGATGTTACTAAAATTGTATGAACCTACAACTGGAATTTGGAGTTAGGAActgactatttttttttttttactgaataTACTGAAAACAGAAATTGATGACATTTTTGTTTGCTCTGTATTTTAACCCTGCTTTCATGGTTCTCTTTGATGTTTAGGTTCCAATTGCTTTGTATGGTGGAACTGGGAAGTATGCCTCTGCATTGTACATTGCAGCCAAAAAGGCTAATATATTGGACACGGTTGAGACTGAACTTCTTGACCTTGTGGAGGCTACAAAGAAAAGTCCCACATTTCTGGTGTTCATGAAGGACTTGTCACTGCGTTCTGCTATAAGGGTTAAGGCCATTGATGATATTTGTGCAGAAGCTaaattttcagaaattacaagaaatttttTAGGTATGATGCAACTCATTATGTTAATTGTTTATACACATGTATTTGTGTGTGTGAATAAACAGAACATACAAACGATCTTTTGGTTTGAGGATCTGATAGTTAAATACTTTTATATAACACTAGTGGAAAAAGTAGATGGAAACATAATGCCTTACATAGGGAAAACATAATAATAGGTGCATCCATATGTTTATCCTTAATTTCATAGATAATTTGTTACATGGTGCAACCCTATTTTTGTTAGACTTAGAGATCTAATGGATTCAATTTTAGCTCAGTTACTTGTTTATTGGAGTATAATTTCCATTGAAAACGAAACTGAATTACTTGGGATGGAGATGGAGGAATGGGGCTGTCTCCTATTGTGATGTCATACATCTTGAACTCAATGAAAGTGCCACAGTTTTATGACTAACATATGCTTTTATTTGCTGAATTATCTATTTTGCATAGGT encodes:
- the LOC136218837 gene encoding ATP synthase subunit O, mitochondrial, with the protein product MAVAGRLRSGLPLLNRILRSDSLSASRSSVQRSILCPTFTSETSKSFATASGQKEAKVKVPIALYGGTGKYASALYIAAKKANILDTVETELLDLVEATKKSPTFLVFMKDLSLRSAIRVKAIDDICAEAKFSEITRNFLVLLAENGRLRYVDSIAEKFVQLTMADRGEVKAIVTSVIPLPPEEEKDLKLTLQEIIGQGKTVKLEQKIDPSILGGLVVEFDLKVFDMSIKTRAKQMERFLREPINLGAL